A genomic segment from Phragmites australis chromosome 6, lpPhrAust1.1, whole genome shotgun sequence encodes:
- the LOC133922408 gene encoding probable histone deacetylase 19 isoform X1: MDPASAGSGGNSLPSVGPDGQKRRVCYFYDPEVGNYYYGQGHPMKPHRIRMTHSLLARYGLLNQMQVLRPNLARDRDLCRFHADDYIHFLRSVTPETQQDQIRALKRFNVGEDCPVFDGLYSFCQTYAGASVGGAVKLNHGLDIAINWSGGLHHAKKCEASGFCYVNDIVLAILELLKHHERVLYVDIDIHHGDGVEEAFYTTDRVMTVSFHKFGDYFPGTGDVRDIGHSKGKYYSLNVPLDDGIDDESYQSLFKPIMGKVMEVFRPGAVVLQCGADSLSGDRLGCFNLSIRGHAECVKYMRSFNVPLLLLGGGGYTIRNVARCWCYETGVALGQELEDKMPVNEYYEYFGPDYTLHVAPSNMENKNTRQQLDDIRSELLDNLSKLRHAPSVQFQERPPDTELPEPDEDQEDPDERHDPDSDMEMDYHKPLEESTRRSILGIKVKREFTENEAKLQDGSRGTSEHRGLEPIVEDIDSSKQAPQADANAMAIDEPGNVKNEPESSTKLPDQATMYHKP, translated from the exons atggaccCCGCGTCGGCGGGATCCGGCGGCAACTCGCTGCCGTCGGTCGGCCCTGACGGGCAGAAGCGGCGGGTGTGCTACTTCTACGACCCGGAGGTGGGCAACTACTACTACGGGCAGGGCCACCCGATGAAGCCGCACCGCATCCGCATGACGCACTCGCTGCTGGCTCGCTACGGCCTCCTCAACCAGATGCAGGTGCTCCGCCCGAACCTGGCCCGGGACCGCGACCTCTGCCGCTTCCACGCCGACGACTACATCCACTTCCTCCGCTCCGTCACGCCCGAGACGCAGCAGGACCAGATCCGCGCGCTCAAGCGGTTCAACGTCGGCGAGGACTGCCCCGTCTTCGACGGGCTCTATAGCTTCTGCCAGACCTACGCGGGCGCGTCGGTGGGCGGGGCCGTCAAGCTCAACCACGGCCTCGACATCGCAATCAACTGGTCGGGAGGACTGCACCACGCGAAGAAGTGCGAGGCGTCCGGGTTCTGCTACGTCAACGATATCGTGCTCGCCATTCTCGAGCTCCTCAAGCACCACGAG AGAGTTCTATATGTTGATATTGATATCCACCATGGTGATGGAGTTGAGGAGGCTTTCTACACAACTGACAGAGTTATGACGGTCTCATTCCACAAGTTTGGGGATTATTTCCCAGGAACAGGGGATGTCCGTGACATTGGGCATTCAAAGGGGAAGTATTACTCACTGAATGTTCCGCTGGATGATGGGATTGATGATGAAAGCTACCAGTCCCTGTTCAAGCCAATCATGGGCAAAGTTATGGAGGTTTTCCGCCCTGGTGCAGTTGTGCTTCAATGTGGTGCTGATTCCTTGTCTGGGGATAGGTTGGGTTGCTTCAATCTCTCAATCAGAGGTCATGCAGAATGTGTGAAGTACATGAGGTCTTTCAACGTTCCATTGTTGCTTCTCGGTGGTGGTGGATATACCATAAGAAATGTTGCACGGTGTTGGTGTTATGAG ACTGGAGTTGCGCTTGGTCAAGAGCTTGAAGACAAGATGCCTGTCAACGAGTACTACGAATACTTCGGTCCGGATTACACTCTTCATGTTGCACCAAGTAATATGGAGAACAAAAATACACGACAACAACTGGATGATATAAGAAGCGAACTTCTGGATAATCTTTCAAAACTTCGACATGCTCCTAGTGTCCAGTTTCAAGAGCGACCTCCTGACACGGAGTTACCTGAG CCAGATGAAGATCAAGAGGATCCAGATGAAAGGCACGATCCTGATTCTGATATGGAAATGGATTATCACAAGCCTTTGGAAGAGTCAAcaag GAGAAGCATTCTAGGTATCAAAGTCAAGAGAGAATTTACTGAAAATGAGGCCAAACTTCAG GATGGTAGCAGAGGTACATCTGAACACAGAGGGCTGGAACCGATAGTAGAAGACATTGATTCCTCCAAGCAAGCTCCT CAGGCAGATGCAAATGCGATGGCCATTGACGAGCCAGGCAATGTCAAGAATGAACCAGAGAGCTCAACTAAGTTGCCAGACCAAGCAACTATGTACCATAAGCCATAA
- the LOC133922408 gene encoding probable histone deacetylase 19 isoform X2, translating to MDPASAGSGGNSLPSVGPDGQKRRVCYFYDPEVGNYYYGQGHPMKPHRIRMTHSLLARYGLLNQMQVLRPNLARDRDLCRFHADDYIHFLRSVTPETQQDQIRALKRFNVGEDCPVFDGLYSFCQTYAGASVGGAVKLNHGLDIAINWSGGLHHAKKCEASGFCYVNDIVLAILELLKHHERVLYVDIDIHHGDGVEEAFYTTDRVMTVSFHKFGDYFPGTGDVRDIGHSKGKYYSLNVPLDDGIDDESYQSLFKPIMGKVMEVFRPGAVVLQCGADSLSGDRLGCFNLSIRGHAECVKYMRSFNVPLLLLGGGGYTIRNVARCWCYETGVALGQELEDKMPVNEYYEYFGPDYTLHVAPSNMENKNTRQQLDDIRSELLDNLSKLRHAPSVQFQERPPDTELPEPDEDQEDPDERHDPDSDMEMDYHKPLEESTRRSILGIKVKREFTENEAKLQDGSRGTSEHRGLEPIVEDIDSSKQAPADANAMAIDEPGNVKNEPESSTKLPDQATMYHKP from the exons atggaccCCGCGTCGGCGGGATCCGGCGGCAACTCGCTGCCGTCGGTCGGCCCTGACGGGCAGAAGCGGCGGGTGTGCTACTTCTACGACCCGGAGGTGGGCAACTACTACTACGGGCAGGGCCACCCGATGAAGCCGCACCGCATCCGCATGACGCACTCGCTGCTGGCTCGCTACGGCCTCCTCAACCAGATGCAGGTGCTCCGCCCGAACCTGGCCCGGGACCGCGACCTCTGCCGCTTCCACGCCGACGACTACATCCACTTCCTCCGCTCCGTCACGCCCGAGACGCAGCAGGACCAGATCCGCGCGCTCAAGCGGTTCAACGTCGGCGAGGACTGCCCCGTCTTCGACGGGCTCTATAGCTTCTGCCAGACCTACGCGGGCGCGTCGGTGGGCGGGGCCGTCAAGCTCAACCACGGCCTCGACATCGCAATCAACTGGTCGGGAGGACTGCACCACGCGAAGAAGTGCGAGGCGTCCGGGTTCTGCTACGTCAACGATATCGTGCTCGCCATTCTCGAGCTCCTCAAGCACCACGAG AGAGTTCTATATGTTGATATTGATATCCACCATGGTGATGGAGTTGAGGAGGCTTTCTACACAACTGACAGAGTTATGACGGTCTCATTCCACAAGTTTGGGGATTATTTCCCAGGAACAGGGGATGTCCGTGACATTGGGCATTCAAAGGGGAAGTATTACTCACTGAATGTTCCGCTGGATGATGGGATTGATGATGAAAGCTACCAGTCCCTGTTCAAGCCAATCATGGGCAAAGTTATGGAGGTTTTCCGCCCTGGTGCAGTTGTGCTTCAATGTGGTGCTGATTCCTTGTCTGGGGATAGGTTGGGTTGCTTCAATCTCTCAATCAGAGGTCATGCAGAATGTGTGAAGTACATGAGGTCTTTCAACGTTCCATTGTTGCTTCTCGGTGGTGGTGGATATACCATAAGAAATGTTGCACGGTGTTGGTGTTATGAG ACTGGAGTTGCGCTTGGTCAAGAGCTTGAAGACAAGATGCCTGTCAACGAGTACTACGAATACTTCGGTCCGGATTACACTCTTCATGTTGCACCAAGTAATATGGAGAACAAAAATACACGACAACAACTGGATGATATAAGAAGCGAACTTCTGGATAATCTTTCAAAACTTCGACATGCTCCTAGTGTCCAGTTTCAAGAGCGACCTCCTGACACGGAGTTACCTGAG CCAGATGAAGATCAAGAGGATCCAGATGAAAGGCACGATCCTGATTCTGATATGGAAATGGATTATCACAAGCCTTTGGAAGAGTCAAcaag GAGAAGCATTCTAGGTATCAAAGTCAAGAGAGAATTTACTGAAAATGAGGCCAAACTTCAG GATGGTAGCAGAGGTACATCTGAACACAGAGGGCTGGAACCGATAGTAGAAGACATTGATTCCTCCAAGCAAGCTCCT GCAGATGCAAATGCGATGGCCATTGACGAGCCAGGCAATGTCAAGAATGAACCAGAGAGCTCAACTAAGTTGCCAGACCAAGCAACTATGTACCATAAGCCATAA